The following proteins come from a genomic window of Acidimicrobiales bacterium:
- a CDS encoding glycosyltransferase family 2 protein: protein MRRLRNRPAGARTTVVRPRPADPSPLPSFRLIAVCFAFAEEDIIEATVMNAFSQGCDRFLLIDHSSPDETVTRAVAAGAEVVATPGADDPFEDTRSRLLDEIATSVSAETLREPTWWLHLDADEFPRGPGGRTIRAYLADLDSGFPVVGSTFYNHYPDREPANVRARHPIDFQPMCERELVAYCAAGHFKHQLLRVDPGAPSPRQWWGLHRPAATAEVPWPEPADGVITHHFPFRAEADFRRRSALVAERIERNRRHPIAGRSDHVSAVYSGDWDQVRLRRTRLGNRPVRLRDWRDFLPADDQAIPRWYEARDEA, encoded by the coding sequence GTGCGCCGCCTCAGGAACCGCCCCGCGGGGGCGCGGACGACCGTGGTGCGTCCCCGGCCGGCGGACCCCTCGCCGTTGCCGTCGTTCCGCCTCATCGCGGTCTGCTTCGCGTTCGCCGAGGAGGACATCATCGAGGCAACGGTGATGAACGCCTTCTCGCAGGGATGTGACCGTTTCCTGTTGATCGACCACTCGAGCCCCGACGAGACGGTCACGAGGGCGGTCGCAGCCGGCGCCGAGGTGGTCGCGACGCCAGGAGCAGACGACCCGTTCGAAGACACCCGCTCGAGGCTCCTCGACGAGATCGCCACGTCTGTGTCGGCGGAGACGCTCCGGGAGCCGACGTGGTGGCTGCACCTCGACGCCGACGAGTTCCCACGAGGCCCGGGGGGCCGGACGATCCGCGCGTATCTCGCCGATCTCGACAGCGGTTTCCCGGTGGTGGGTTCGACGTTCTACAACCACTACCCAGACCGCGAGCCCGCAAACGTGCGGGCGCGTCATCCGATCGACTTCCAGCCGATGTGTGAGCGCGAACTCGTCGCCTACTGTGCGGCGGGGCACTTCAAGCACCAGCTGTTGCGCGTCGACCCGGGGGCGCCGAGCCCGCGCCAATGGTGGGGGCTGCACCGGCCGGCAGCTACTGCGGAGGTTCCGTGGCCTGAGCCCGCGGACGGTGTGATCACCCACCACTTCCCGTTCCGGGCCGAGGCGGACTTCCGGCGCCGGTCCGCGCTCGTAGCCGAACGCATCGAACGGAACCGCCGCCATCCGATTGCCGGCCGCAGCGACCACGTCAGCGCGGTGTACTCGGGGGACTGGGATCAGGTCCGACTCCGCCGCACGCGCCTCGGCAACCGTCCGGTACGCCTGCGCGACTGGCGCGATTTTCTGCCAGCCGACGACCAGGCGATTCCGCGCTGGTACGAGGCCCGCGACGAAGCCTGA
- a CDS encoding NAD-dependent epimerase/dehydratase family protein — translation MSTSRLGGVIRDDLAEMAARVGEAVGSLRGATVLVTGAAGFLPSYLVDLLAHLNDESDDPCRVLCVDNLSTGTAARLAHLEGRDDVVVVNADVAAGVAVDERVDFIFHGASIASPVWYRRFPLETIDVNVSGTRHLLEMARAHPTRSFVLLSSSEVYGDPPPEEIPTPETYWGHVSCTGPRACYDESKRLAETLAFTYHRLHDIPVKVIRPFNVYGPRLRLDDGRVIPDLLRAALVGEPIVLHSDGNVTRSFCYLADFIVAALLLMVDDVAGEAFNVGNDEEVTIADAARLVDDVAGGTSGVRFETSDDPDYLTDNPNRRCPDLTKTKAAITWVPKVDLRTGIERTLRHYRESDDR, via the coding sequence ATGAGCACTTCACGACTCGGCGGTGTGATCCGCGACGACCTCGCCGAAATGGCGGCACGCGTCGGCGAAGCCGTCGGCTCGCTGCGGGGTGCCACTGTCCTGGTGACGGGTGCTGCGGGGTTCCTCCCGAGCTATCTGGTAGACCTCCTCGCCCACCTCAACGACGAGAGCGACGACCCCTGCCGGGTGCTGTGCGTCGACAACCTGTCGACGGGCACCGCGGCACGTCTGGCGCACCTGGAGGGCCGCGACGACGTAGTCGTCGTGAACGCTGACGTCGCTGCCGGCGTGGCCGTGGACGAGCGGGTCGACTTCATCTTCCACGGCGCGAGCATCGCGTCGCCGGTCTGGTATCGGCGCTTCCCACTGGAGACGATCGACGTGAACGTCAGCGGGACCCGCCACCTCTTGGAGATGGCCCGTGCCCACCCGACGCGTAGCTTCGTACTCCTCAGCTCGAGCGAGGTCTACGGCGACCCGCCTCCCGAGGAGATCCCCACCCCCGAGACCTACTGGGGCCACGTCTCGTGCACGGGCCCGAGGGCCTGCTACGACGAGTCGAAGCGGCTCGCCGAGACGCTTGCGTTCACCTATCACCGGCTCCACGACATCCCGGTCAAGGTCATCAGGCCGTTCAACGTGTACGGACCGCGACTGCGGCTAGACGACGGCCGGGTGATCCCCGACCTCCTCCGAGCCGCGCTGGTGGGCGAACCGATCGTCTTACACAGCGACGGGAACGTCACGCGCAGCTTCTGCTACCTGGCTGACTTCATCGTGGCGGCGCTGCTGTTGATGGTCGACGACGTCGCCGGCGAGGCCTTCAACGTCGGCAACGACGAGGAGGTGACGATCGCCGATGCCGCCCGCCTCGTGGACGACGTGGCAGGTGGCACGTCGGGCGTCCGCTTCGAAACGAGCGACGACCCCGACTACCTGACAGACAACCCGAACCGTCGCTGCCCGGACCTGACGAAGACGAAAGCGGCCATCACGTGGGTACCGAAGGTGGACCTGCGCACCGGGATCGAGCGCACGCTGCGCCACTACCGCGAGAGCGACGACCGATGA
- a CDS encoding GMC family oxidoreductase, translating to MIIDAASLAGSNSLETDVCIVGCGPAGGTVALELADRGLEVVALEAGPDGMPPMPSDGETAEVTGVPYPVEASRLEHLGGSAPMWHVWNPGDGGPLVRLGPLRAEHFEERPWLPNTGWPFGRDHLEGWFARTADVLGIAEPDFGVPAALDAVARDLVDGFVPGTLRFGPRSAIVEVQRRRLEACPARVVVNAPLIRLCPGPGEASIATAVVRTPAGEEVHVAARAFVLAAGGIDNARALLLLAGPDDRGPGNRHGLVGRFFTEHPHRRTAVIRTRSSLLDPVEQTRHATTDGELWFFTDPDEARRRGTGSLGIGVNAAGPLIFARGRWLDRPAEGDGAFGELWRHSLRHDRSPSPADLVRAGVRDPVPAASHLARRAVAAVDACRLAKRRRSEERFYSLHVMAEHRSLPDNRVTLSPRKASDGLPLARLHFTLDDGTLADIRANHEAFVDSLRRRLDGELVSRSADYRSPAGFSWGYHHMGTTRMHPDPARGVVDADCRVHDLDNLYVAGSSVFPTSGVTNPTFTLVALALRLADHLAGLLLTGDEGGRRPEAAPGQPSDARSSPPT from the coding sequence GTGATCATCGACGCAGCCTCTCTCGCCGGCAGCAACAGCCTGGAGACCGATGTGTGCATCGTCGGATGCGGGCCCGCCGGCGGAACGGTCGCGCTGGAGCTCGCCGACCGCGGACTCGAGGTCGTTGCTCTCGAGGCGGGCCCCGACGGGATGCCACCGATGCCCTCCGACGGGGAGACCGCCGAGGTCACCGGCGTGCCGTATCCGGTCGAGGCGTCACGGCTCGAGCACCTCGGCGGGTCCGCGCCGATGTGGCACGTGTGGAACCCTGGAGATGGCGGGCCGCTCGTTCGACTCGGCCCGCTGCGCGCGGAGCACTTCGAGGAGCGACCGTGGCTGCCCAACACCGGTTGGCCGTTCGGCCGGGACCACCTCGAGGGCTGGTTCGCCCGCACCGCCGACGTGCTCGGGATAGCGGAACCCGACTTCGGCGTCCCCGCTGCTCTCGACGCCGTCGCCCGGGACCTCGTCGACGGGTTCGTGCCCGGGACACTGAGGTTCGGCCCACGTAGCGCCATCGTGGAGGTCCAACGCCGGCGGCTCGAGGCCTGTCCCGCACGGGTCGTGGTCAACGCCCCGCTCATCCGGCTCTGCCCAGGTCCGGGCGAAGCCTCCATCGCCACCGCCGTCGTCCGTACCCCGGCCGGCGAAGAGGTCCACGTGGCGGCTCGGGCGTTCGTGCTCGCCGCCGGCGGCATCGACAACGCCCGCGCGCTGCTGCTGCTCGCCGGACCCGACGACCGCGGACCCGGGAACCGCCACGGGCTTGTCGGCCGGTTCTTCACCGAGCACCCCCACCGTCGCACCGCAGTCATCCGTACGAGGTCCTCGCTGCTCGACCCGGTCGAACAGACCCGACACGCGACCACCGACGGCGAGCTCTGGTTCTTCACCGACCCGGACGAGGCCCGCCGCCGGGGAACCGGCTCGCTCGGGATCGGCGTCAACGCGGCCGGTCCCCTGATCTTCGCCCGGGGCCGCTGGCTCGACCGGCCAGCCGAAGGCGACGGCGCCTTCGGCGAGCTGTGGCGCCACTCCCTACGCCACGACCGGAGCCCATCGCCCGCCGACCTTGTCCGCGCCGGCGTGCGCGATCCCGTGCCGGCCGCGTCCCACCTCGCCCGACGGGCCGTGGCCGCGGTCGACGCATGCCGGCTTGCGAAACGTCGCCGCTCCGAGGAGCGCTTCTACTCGCTGCACGTGATGGCCGAGCACCGCTCGCTGCCCGACAACAGGGTCACCCTGTCCCCGCGTAAGGCGAGCGACGGCCTCCCCCTCGCCCGGCTGCACTTCACCCTCGACGACGGCACCCTCGCCGACATCCGGGCGAACCACGAGGCCTTCGTCGACAGCCTACGGCGCCGCCTCGACGGGGAGCTTGTCAGCCGTTCCGCCGACTACCGCTCGCCTGCAGGCTTCAGCTGGGGCTACCACCACATGGGGACGACCCGCATGCATCCCGACCCCGCCCGAGGCGTCGTGGACGCCGACTGTCGTGTTCACGACCTCGACAATCTCTACGTCGCCGGGTCATCGGTTTTCCCCACGTCCGGTGTCACCAACCCCACGTTCACCCTCGTCGCCTTGGCACTTCGGCTGGCAGATCACCTGGCGGGGCTGCTCCTGACCGGCGACGAGGGCGGTCGGCGTCCGGAAGCCGCGCCAGGCCAACCGAGCGATGCCCGTTCGAGCCCACCGACATAG
- the rfbF gene encoding glucose-1-phosphate cytidylyltransferase — protein MKAVILAGGFGTRLSEETGVRPKPMVEIGGRPILWHIMRICSHFGINDFVVCCGYKGHLIKEYFASYHLHASDVTFDLASGEMAVHRSETEPWRVTLVDTGDATMTGGRLKRVAHHLGDEPFLFTYGDGVASIDLDALRAFHQQSGVLATITAVQPPGRFGAFRLENGATQVRHFREKPHGDGAWINAGFFILEPDVLAFIDGDDTVWERDPIERLAAEGQLSAYRHQGYWQPMDTLRDRMVLEEAWESGSPPWKLWD, from the coding sequence GTGAAAGCAGTGATACTTGCCGGAGGGTTCGGCACGCGCCTGTCCGAAGAGACCGGTGTGCGCCCCAAGCCCATGGTCGAGATCGGCGGCCGGCCGATCCTCTGGCACATCATGAGGATCTGCTCGCACTTCGGCATCAACGACTTCGTCGTGTGCTGCGGCTACAAGGGTCACCTCATCAAGGAGTACTTCGCTTCGTACCACCTCCACGCGTCAGACGTCACCTTCGATCTCGCAAGCGGCGAGATGGCGGTGCACCGTTCCGAGACCGAACCGTGGCGTGTGACGCTCGTGGACACGGGCGACGCGACGATGACCGGCGGACGGCTCAAGCGTGTCGCCCATCATCTCGGCGACGAGCCCTTCCTGTTCACCTACGGAGACGGTGTGGCGTCGATCGACCTCGATGCTCTGCGGGCGTTCCACCAGCAATCCGGGGTCCTGGCGACGATCACGGCGGTCCAACCGCCCGGACGGTTCGGCGCCTTCCGTCTCGAGAACGGTGCGACGCAGGTGCGCCACTTCCGGGAGAAGCCCCACGGCGACGGGGCGTGGATCAACGCCGGGTTCTTCATCCTCGAGCCGGACGTCCTTGCCTTCATCGACGGCGACGACACTGTCTGGGAGCGTGATCCGATAGAGCGGCTCGCTGCTGAGGGCCAGCTGAGCGCGTATCGCCACCAAGGGTACTGGCAGCCGATGGACACCCTCCGGGATCGGATGGTCCTGGAGGAGGCCTGGGAGAGCGGATCGCCGCCATGGAAGCTCTGGGACTGA
- a CDS encoding nucleotide sugar dehydrogenase, translating to MRVAVVGCGYVGLVTGVGLASLGHAVTGIESDGGRRDTIASGRAPFFEPGLEDLLASALADGTFTVTGDIGAASESDVVLLAVQTPPTGDGGIDLEPLRSAATALHTALGEPPRRRVVAVRSTVVPGTVETVLAPLFDGSTTAVASNPEFLAEGSAVPDFLEADRVVVGCNTDWGRAMLVELYEPLGTEIVAVSPSTAELAKYTSNALLATLISFSNEIGRIAETLPGVDVEDVLGIIHRDRRLTPNVDGQTIRPGILSYLKAGCGYGGSCLPKDLSALLAHQKRRGHTHPLLDAVRAVNDDQPRRVIDMTASALGDTLEGRRVTVLGVAFKAGTDDLRSSPGLRIVDELLARGASVTIFDPLVGADALSQQREQGVEVVGSLLDAISGCDACILTTLAPEFAEVAELTGTTAPLVIDGRRLLPATDQNRVLAVGRGPRATGPG from the coding sequence ATGAGGGTGGCCGTCGTGGGATGCGGGTACGTAGGCCTCGTCACCGGCGTGGGACTCGCGTCACTCGGGCACGCCGTGACGGGGATCGAGAGCGACGGCGGCCGGCGCGACACCATCGCGTCGGGCCGAGCACCGTTCTTCGAGCCAGGCCTCGAGGATCTACTCGCCTCGGCGCTCGCCGACGGGACCTTCACCGTGACCGGTGACATCGGGGCCGCCTCGGAGTCCGACGTCGTTCTCCTCGCGGTGCAGACCCCGCCGACCGGCGACGGCGGCATCGACCTGGAGCCGCTTCGTTCGGCCGCTACTGCACTCCACACCGCGCTGGGCGAACCGCCACGCCGGCGCGTCGTGGCGGTTCGCAGCACGGTCGTTCCAGGAACGGTCGAGACGGTGCTCGCCCCGTTGTTCGATGGCTCCACCACGGCCGTGGCGTCGAACCCGGAGTTCCTAGCCGAGGGCTCCGCGGTGCCGGACTTCCTCGAAGCCGACCGGGTCGTTGTGGGCTGCAACACCGACTGGGGTCGCGCGATGCTCGTCGAGCTGTACGAACCGCTCGGTACCGAGATCGTCGCCGTGTCACCATCCACCGCCGAGCTTGCGAAGTACACGTCGAACGCCCTGTTGGCGACGCTGATCTCGTTCTCGAACGAGATCGGGCGGATCGCCGAGACGCTGCCCGGCGTCGACGTCGAGGACGTATTGGGCATCATCCACCGCGACCGCCGCCTCACCCCGAACGTCGACGGGCAGACGATACGTCCGGGGATCCTGTCGTACCTCAAGGCCGGCTGCGGGTATGGCGGCAGCTGCCTGCCGAAGGACCTCTCGGCTCTACTCGCCCACCAGAAGCGCCGGGGCCACACCCATCCGCTCCTCGACGCCGTGCGGGCCGTGAACGACGACCAGCCGCGCCGCGTCATCGACATGACCGCCAGCGCGCTCGGCGACACACTCGAGGGGCGTCGGGTCACGGTACTCGGCGTGGCCTTCAAGGCCGGTACCGACGACCTGAGATCCTCGCCCGGACTGCGAATCGTCGACGAGCTGCTGGCACGGGGTGCGTCGGTGACGATCTTCGACCCGCTCGTGGGCGCCGACGCGCTCTCGCAGCAACGAGAGCAGGGCGTCGAGGTGGTCGGGTCACTCCTCGACGCAATCTCAGGCTGCGACGCGTGCATCCTCACCACCCTCGCGCCCGAGTTCGCCGAGGTCGCCGAGCTCACGGGCACCACGGCTCCCCTGGTGATCGACGGGAGGCGTCTGCTACCCGCGACGGATCAGAACCGGGTTCTCGCTGTCGGTCGGGGTCCCCGAGCCACCGGCCCGGGCTGA
- a CDS encoding serine acetyltransferase, with the protein MTSPSAKVINRREAPNVEPLSTLVGAVRSDYRCNRRDWTKPGFRALAVYRFGAWRRTAESRWVRVPLFAVYRTLHRFVRNHYGIEIHETATIGPRFWIAHQGGIVIHPYARIGSDCMIRQNVTIGAATFDDRHNGPILGDRVRVGAGAAIIGQITIGDDVRIGPNAVVMRDVPAGMVVSGPPAKAMKMPGGPDGD; encoded by the coding sequence GTGACATCACCGTCCGCCAAGGTCATCAACCGCCGGGAGGCGCCGAACGTGGAGCCACTCTCGACCCTCGTCGGGGCCGTACGATCCGACTACCGCTGCAACCGCCGGGACTGGACGAAGCCCGGCTTCCGCGCGTTGGCCGTGTACCGCTTCGGTGCCTGGCGACGCACGGCCGAGTCCCGCTGGGTGCGGGTGCCCCTGTTCGCCGTCTACCGCACGCTGCACCGGTTCGTGCGGAACCACTACGGGATCGAGATCCACGAGACGGCGACGATCGGCCCCAGGTTCTGGATCGCTCACCAGGGCGGCATCGTCATCCATCCCTACGCCCGCATCGGTTCGGACTGCATGATCCGCCAGAACGTCACGATCGGTGCGGCGACGTTCGACGATCGTCACAACGGTCCGATCCTCGGCGACCGTGTCCGAGTCGGTGCCGGTGCCGCCATCATCGGGCAGATCACGATCGGCGACGACGTCCGCATCGGACCGAATGCCGTCGTGATGCGTGACGTGCCCGCCGGCATGGTCGTGAGCGGCCCGCCGGCGAAGGCGATGAAGATGCCCGGTGGCCCGGATGGAGACTAG
- the rfbC gene encoding dTDP-4-dehydrorhamnose 3,5-epimerase has translation MIVHDLPIRGAKIVEIEPIGDERGFFARAWDRDELAVAGIEMTIVQANLSRTASAGTIRGLHHQLAPTEEDKYIRCTRGAAWEVVVDLRPSSPTYRRWHGVELSDENHLALFVPKGCARGFQTLVDDVEVSYSVSAPYTPANEAGIRFDDPAFGIDWPLEVTVVSDKDRSWPNFDGDLRDHHR, from the coding sequence GTGATCGTCCACGACCTGCCGATCCGAGGCGCGAAGATCGTCGAGATCGAACCGATCGGCGACGAGCGGGGGTTCTTCGCCCGGGCCTGGGACCGCGACGAACTCGCAGTCGCCGGGATCGAGATGACCATCGTGCAGGCGAACCTGTCACGCACGGCGAGCGCCGGCACGATACGCGGACTCCATCATCAACTTGCGCCCACCGAAGAGGACAAGTACATCCGTTGCACGAGGGGAGCCGCGTGGGAGGTCGTGGTCGACCTGAGACCGTCCTCGCCGACATACCGCCGGTGGCACGGTGTCGAGTTGTCCGACGAGAACCATCTCGCCTTGTTCGTGCCGAAGGGGTGCGCCCGGGGATTCCAGACCCTCGTCGACGATGTCGAGGTCTCCTACTCCGTGTCCGCGCCGTACACCCCGGCGAACGAGGCGGGGATCCGCTTCGACGACCCGGCGTTCGGGATCGACTGGCCGCTCGAGGTGACCGTCGTCTCCGACAAGGATCGTTCCTGGCCCAACTTCGACGGCGACCTCCGTGACCACCACAGGTAG
- a CDS encoding acyl carrier protein, producing the protein MDDDVTRRLEAVFRDVFMDDDVTISAATTTDDVVGWDSVAHISLIYAIEEEFGIEFAADDIEALANVGELAAVIRQLTCSDG; encoded by the coding sequence ATGGATGACGACGTGACGAGACGGCTCGAGGCCGTGTTTCGCGACGTGTTCATGGACGACGACGTGACCATCTCGGCGGCGACGACGACGGACGACGTCGTGGGGTGGGACTCGGTCGCCCACATCTCCCTCATCTACGCGATCGAAGAGGAGTTCGGCATCGAGTTCGCAGCCGACGACATCGAGGCACTCGCGAACGTCGGGGAACTCGCAGCGGTGATCCGTCAGCTGACCTGCAGCGACGGATGA
- a CDS encoding HAD-IIIC family phosphatase, which produces MDPLVDDLTRARAVEVPDARLCARIARRLLSGGDREGAAAWAVRAVDGGEDATAWTAAAKVLADNPAPGHLRTAKVWVVGTATTDVLTAVLPAALARERVAASVDQTGFGLYWQEILDPSSTLHRADPDVVVLVPHLGATSIDGFRDDHDEVVEAEVARWSSAWDRLREDRARHVVQVGFVPPDSDPFGHLAAGLPGSRLSMIRALNARLAVAAAGADVACVDAASIAARLGRDGWFDPRWWFVAKHDPAIPAVPSLARSIAVVVAARLGLARKCLVTDLDGTLWGGSIGDDGLSEISLGGTAEGEAHVELQRVMRDLRERGVILAVCSKNTDEIARSPFLEHPEMVLGIDDVAAFVANWDPKPVNLRRIADGLDIGLDSIAFLDDNPAEREAIRSELPEVDVIMLPPDPAGYPAALSRYPRFETPAFSEEDRSRTEKYRARAAAEEARQSARSLEEFLVDLEMRATLGPIVGATEARVAQLLGKTNQWNMTTRRHSLDDVRRMATDPTWVTITGRLADRLADHGLVAVLLAREEGDTLDVDSFVMSCRVIGRRLEHALFDALVAEARRRSCRGVTATYVPTERNGLIADVYEELGLCRVARDEDGTTHWRLDVDGVAPLDPPMSVTGGPTRPEGHDG; this is translated from the coding sequence GTGGACCCGCTCGTCGACGACCTGACCCGGGCACGGGCTGTCGAGGTGCCCGACGCCCGATTGTGCGCACGAATCGCCCGGCGCCTCCTATCCGGCGGCGACAGGGAGGGTGCCGCCGCCTGGGCGGTGCGTGCCGTCGACGGAGGCGAGGACGCCACGGCGTGGACCGCCGCGGCGAAGGTTCTCGCCGACAACCCGGCGCCAGGCCACCTCCGCACAGCGAAGGTGTGGGTGGTTGGGACCGCGACGACCGACGTGCTGACGGCGGTCCTGCCGGCCGCGCTCGCCCGGGAGCGGGTCGCCGCGTCCGTCGACCAGACCGGCTTCGGGCTTTACTGGCAAGAGATCCTCGACCCGTCGTCGACCCTTCACCGCGCCGACCCGGACGTCGTGGTGCTGGTTCCTCACCTCGGCGCGACTTCGATCGACGGCTTCCGCGACGACCACGACGAGGTGGTGGAGGCCGAAGTCGCCCGTTGGTCCTCGGCGTGGGATCGGCTGCGCGAGGACCGGGCGCGCCACGTCGTCCAGGTGGGGTTCGTCCCGCCCGACTCGGATCCGTTCGGTCACCTCGCGGCGGGCCTGCCCGGATCCCGCCTGTCGATGATCCGTGCGCTGAACGCCCGTCTCGCCGTCGCGGCCGCCGGGGCCGACGTCGCGTGCGTCGACGCGGCCTCGATCGCCGCCCGTCTCGGTCGCGATGGGTGGTTCGATCCCCGCTGGTGGTTCGTCGCGAAGCACGACCCCGCGATCCCCGCGGTCCCCTCCCTGGCGCGCAGTATCGCCGTGGTCGTCGCCGCCCGACTCGGGCTCGCGCGCAAGTGCCTGGTCACCGACCTCGACGGCACCCTGTGGGGGGGCTCTATCGGGGACGACGGGCTCTCCGAGATCTCCCTCGGTGGCACCGCCGAGGGGGAGGCCCACGTGGAGCTCCAACGTGTGATGCGGGATCTGAGGGAACGGGGCGTGATACTCGCCGTCTGTTCGAAGAACACCGACGAGATCGCCCGGTCGCCGTTCCTCGAGCATCCCGAGATGGTGCTCGGCATCGACGACGTTGCGGCGTTCGTGGCGAACTGGGACCCCAAGCCGGTGAACCTGCGACGGATCGCCGACGGTCTCGACATCGGCCTCGACTCGATCGCCTTCCTCGACGACAACCCGGCCGAGCGCGAGGCCATCCGGTCCGAGTTGCCCGAGGTCGATGTCATCATGCTCCCCCCGGACCCGGCCGGGTACCCGGCGGCGCTCTCCCGCTATCCCCGCTTCGAGACGCCGGCCTTCTCCGAAGAGGACCGCAGTCGCACGGAGAAGTACCGTGCCCGGGCCGCCGCAGAAGAAGCCCGGCAGTCCGCCAGGTCGCTCGAGGAGTTTCTCGTCGACCTGGAGATGAGGGCGACGCTGGGACCGATCGTTGGGGCGACCGAGGCGCGGGTCGCCCAGCTGCTCGGCAAGACCAACCAGTGGAACATGACGACGCGCCGCCACAGCCTCGACGACGTTCGACGGATGGCGACCGACCCCACATGGGTGACCATCACCGGTCGGCTGGCCGATCGCCTGGCCGATCACGGTCTCGTGGCGGTCTTGCTGGCCCGCGAGGAAGGGGACACGCTCGACGTCGACAGCTTCGTGATGAGCTGCCGGGTGATCGGGCGGCGACTCGAGCACGCCCTGTTCGATGCGCTCGTCGCCGAAGCACGCCGTCGGAGTTGCCGAGGGGTCACGGCCACCTACGTGCCCACCGAACGCAACGGGCTGATAGCCGACGTCTACGAGGAGCTCGGCCTCTGCCGGGTGGCGCGTGACGAGGACGGGACCACACACTGGCGCCTCGACGTGGACGGAGTGGCCCCGCTCGACCCGCCGATGAGCGTTACGGGTGGCCCCACGAGACCGGAGGGACACGATGGATGA